A single window of Gavia stellata isolate bGavSte3 chromosome 14, bGavSte3.hap2, whole genome shotgun sequence DNA harbors:
- the GLOD5 gene encoding glyoxalase domain-containing protein 5, whose amino-acid sequence MLIPSPEMMSWKEECMSPPSCFIQCLDHLVLTVKSIEDTVAFYSKVLGMEVVTFKGNRKALHFGNQKFNLHEAGKEFEPKARCPVPGSADICLITQVPLDQLLDHLKACGVIIEEGPVARTAALGPITSIYFRDPDENLIEVSRYCTDATAVNGGEP is encoded by the exons ATGCTGATTCCCAGCCCTGAGATGATGTCCTGGAAGGAGGAGTGTATGAGTCCACCCTCATGTTTCATCCAGTGCCTGGACCACCTTGTGTTAACTGTGAAGAGCATTGAGGACACTGTGGCCTTTTATTCCAAAGTCCTGGGCATGGAGGTGGTGACTTTCAAG GGAAATCGCAAAGCTTTACATTTTGGCAACCAGAAGTTTAACCTGCATGAGGCTGGGAAGGAGTTTGAacccaaggctcggtgcccagTCCCCGGCTCTGCAGATATCTGCCTTATCACACAGGTGCCCCTGGACCAGCTGCTGGATCATCTGAAG GCCTGTGGGGTGATTATTGAAGAAGGTCCTGTGGCCAGAACTGCTGCCCTGGGTCCAATAACATCCATCTACTTCCGAGACCCCGATGAGAACCTGATTGAGGTTTCCAGGTACTGCACAGATGCAACTGCAGTCAACGGAGGGGAACCCTAA